From the Leifsonia sp. AG29 genome, one window contains:
- a CDS encoding nucleotidyltransferase family protein: MDQAGIVLAAGAGSRMGAPKALLRTPDGEPWSARAARLLLDGGCSRVVVVLGARSEEAVPLVPADPRVGTLVVAGWEAGLSVSLRAGLRWAERLAPAAAVAVVTLVDLPGLAPEVVRRLTEDAGEDTLRRAAYDGRPGHPVVLGRRHWSALAQTLRGDEGGRRYLSAHGAERVECRRWADGRDVDTPDDELPPAAF, encoded by the coding sequence ATGGATCAGGCGGGCATCGTACTGGCGGCCGGTGCGGGCAGCCGGATGGGGGCGCCCAAGGCGCTCCTGCGCACGCCCGACGGCGAGCCGTGGTCGGCGCGAGCGGCCCGTCTGCTGCTCGACGGCGGCTGCTCCCGCGTGGTCGTCGTGCTCGGGGCGCGCTCCGAGGAGGCCGTCCCGCTGGTCCCCGCGGACCCGCGCGTCGGCACGCTGGTCGTGGCGGGGTGGGAGGCGGGCCTCAGCGTCTCCCTGCGGGCCGGACTGCGCTGGGCGGAACGACTCGCTCCCGCGGCGGCCGTCGCGGTCGTCACGCTGGTCGACCTCCCCGGCCTCGCGCCCGAGGTAGTCCGCCGTCTGACGGAGGACGCGGGCGAGGACACGCTGCGCCGGGCGGCATACGACGGCCGGCCGGGGCACCCCGTGGTGCTCGGGAGGAGGCACTGGTCGGCGCTGGCGCAAACCCTTCGCGGCGACGAGGGGGGCCGCCGCTACCTGAGCGCGCACGGGGCCGAACGTGTGGAGTGCCGGCGATGGGCCGACGGTCGCGATGTCGACACGCCGGACGACGAGCTGCCGCCCGCCGCCTTCTGA
- the manD gene encoding D-mannonate dehydratase ManD: protein MIITGADVHVTGTGRNYVTLVVHTDEGIVGLGDATVNGRELAVASYLRDHLVPLLIGRDAFATEDTWQYLYRGAYWRRGPITMAAIAAVDVALWDIKAKAAEMPLYQLLGGASRNRLRAYGHAQGRDAEELLRSVRQRMDEGFTAVRVQVGVPGLEKSYGVVSDPGASSAYEPAQGFQRPDEELWDTERYLLHIPSVFAAVREHVGDDVALLHDVHHRLTPTEATRLARSLEPYHPFWIEDPTPAENAKLFRQLRQSTTAPIAIGEVFNTIWDYGPLLEERLIDYARSAVTHAGGLTAMKKLLDYAGVYNVRSGIHGPSDISPVGFAAALHLDTAIHNFGIQEYMGYPERVFELFSVGHFFQDGHLHVSDAPGLGVEFDVAAAEESEYRAAYLPVARLVDGTMHDW from the coding sequence ATGATCATCACCGGCGCCGACGTGCATGTGACCGGCACGGGACGCAACTACGTCACCCTCGTCGTACACACCGATGAAGGCATCGTCGGTCTCGGGGACGCGACCGTCAACGGCCGTGAGCTCGCGGTGGCGTCGTACCTCCGCGACCACCTGGTGCCACTGCTCATCGGCCGCGACGCGTTCGCGACGGAGGACACCTGGCAGTACCTCTATCGCGGCGCCTACTGGCGGCGGGGCCCGATCACGATGGCGGCGATCGCCGCCGTCGACGTTGCACTCTGGGACATCAAGGCGAAAGCCGCGGAGATGCCCCTGTACCAGCTGCTCGGCGGGGCGAGTCGCAACCGCCTCCGCGCGTACGGTCACGCGCAGGGGCGGGACGCGGAAGAACTGCTCCGCTCGGTCCGGCAGCGGATGGACGAAGGCTTCACCGCCGTGCGCGTGCAGGTCGGTGTGCCCGGGCTGGAGAAATCCTACGGCGTCGTCAGCGATCCCGGCGCGTCCTCGGCGTACGAACCAGCGCAGGGATTCCAGCGTCCCGACGAGGAGCTCTGGGATACCGAACGGTACCTCCTCCACATTCCCTCGGTCTTCGCGGCCGTGCGGGAGCATGTCGGCGACGATGTCGCTCTACTGCACGACGTGCACCATCGGCTCACACCGACGGAGGCCACCCGCCTCGCCCGGTCGCTTGAGCCGTATCACCCGTTCTGGATCGAGGATCCCACCCCTGCCGAGAACGCAAAGCTGTTCCGTCAGCTCCGGCAGAGTACGACGGCGCCGATAGCCATCGGCGAGGTGTTCAACACGATCTGGGACTACGGTCCGCTCCTCGAGGAGCGCCTCATCGACTACGCGCGCTCCGCCGTCACGCACGCCGGCGGCCTCACCGCAATGAAGAAGCTGCTCGACTACGCGGGCGTGTACAACGTGCGCTCCGGCATTCACGGCCCGAGCGACATCTCGCCGGTCGGCTTCGCCGCCGCCCTGCACTTGGATACGGCGATCCACAACTTCGGGATCCAGGAGTACATGGGATATCCCGAGCGGGTATTCGAGCTGTTCTCGGTGGGGCACTTCTTTCAGGACGGCCACCTTCATGTGAGCGATGCCCCGGGCCTGGGGGTCGAATTCGACGTCGCCGCGGCCGAGGAGAGCGAATACCGAGCCGCGTATCTTCCGGTGGCGCGACTCGTGGACGGGACCATGCACGATTGGTGA
- a CDS encoding AtzH-like domain-containing protein, whose protein sequence is MPRPDVVSLDGSAVPDGLVEAALSYEQALADDDVALLDAFFVGGPAVVRTDGDGVLTGQDAIARFRRLRGGAPARELECLDVVVLSAEAAVTVATTSSAGRSAALTQVWRRTPDGWRIAVAHVGAPAVALDERVWRVAGAPLLPPAMPGPLDGMTVAVKDVFAVAGQRLGGGVPAYLAEREPETANATAVQQLVDRGAAVRGVAVTDEFAYSLTGVSPHHAPTPNRLHRGHLPGGSSSGPATAVALGEATIGLATDTAGSIRVPASYQGLWGLRTTHGAVDRAGMLPLAPSFDTAGWLARDGQTLLRVAESVLGAPARTPGPRPSSGAGLVTLGDLGLNEPVAAAFRAVLDRLGPVRRVAYPLDDLAAAFRTVQAAEAWRTHGAWIRTHPGTLSADVAARFDAASRVTTDDETTARASLDAHARRLRNLLGDDVLVLPSTPTTPPPLDIEPAALDSVRAATTRLTSVAGALRAPAVSAPLLGPRGVAGGLCLVGTRGDDVSVVARMLDLAAELEIDRTER, encoded by the coding sequence TTGCCTAGGCCGGACGTCGTCTCGCTCGACGGGAGCGCTGTCCCCGACGGCCTGGTGGAGGCTGCGCTGAGCTACGAGCAGGCTCTCGCCGATGACGACGTCGCGCTCCTTGACGCGTTCTTCGTCGGCGGTCCCGCCGTCGTGCGCACGGACGGGGACGGAGTGCTCACGGGACAGGACGCGATCGCGCGCTTCCGACGACTGCGCGGCGGCGCGCCCGCTCGCGAACTCGAGTGCCTCGACGTGGTCGTGCTCTCGGCCGAGGCCGCAGTCACCGTCGCGACGACATCGTCGGCCGGCCGGAGCGCCGCCCTCACGCAGGTCTGGCGACGCACGCCCGACGGGTGGCGGATCGCCGTCGCCCACGTCGGGGCGCCCGCCGTCGCCCTGGACGAGCGCGTCTGGCGTGTGGCCGGTGCGCCCCTCCTTCCGCCCGCGATGCCGGGCCCGCTTGACGGAATGACCGTCGCGGTCAAGGACGTCTTCGCAGTCGCCGGGCAGCGGCTCGGAGGAGGCGTGCCCGCCTACCTCGCCGAGCGCGAGCCGGAGACCGCGAACGCGACAGCGGTGCAGCAGCTCGTCGACCGCGGTGCCGCCGTGCGCGGCGTGGCGGTCACCGACGAGTTCGCGTACAGCCTGACCGGCGTCAGCCCGCACCATGCCCCCACCCCGAATCGGCTGCACCGCGGCCACCTTCCGGGCGGCTCTTCGAGCGGACCCGCAACCGCGGTCGCGCTGGGCGAGGCCACGATCGGGCTCGCCACCGACACCGCGGGATCCATCCGGGTGCCCGCGTCGTATCAGGGGCTCTGGGGGCTGCGGACCACACACGGCGCGGTGGACAGAGCCGGGATGCTGCCGCTCGCCCCCAGCTTCGACACGGCCGGGTGGCTCGCCCGCGACGGCCAGACACTCCTCCGGGTGGCCGAGAGCGTGCTCGGTGCGCCAGCGCGGACTCCGGGCCCGCGCCCGAGTTCCGGCGCCGGCCTGGTGACGCTCGGCGATCTCGGCCTGAACGAACCGGTCGCCGCCGCCTTCCGAGCCGTCCTTGACCGCCTCGGCCCCGTCCGTCGGGTCGCTTACCCGCTGGATGACCTCGCCGCCGCCTTCCGCACCGTCCAGGCCGCCGAAGCGTGGCGGACGCACGGCGCCTGGATCCGCACGCACCCGGGCACGCTGAGCGCCGACGTCGCCGCGCGGTTCGACGCCGCAAGCCGGGTCACGACCGACGACGAGACGACGGCCCGGGCGTCACTTGACGCGCACGCCCGACGGCTGCGCAACCTCCTCGGCGACGACGTGTTAGTCCTCCCCTCCACCCCGACGACACCGCCCCCGCTCGACATCGAACCGGCCGCGCTGGATTCGGTCCGCGCGGCGACGACCCGCCTCACCTCGGTGGCGGGAGCACTTCGGGCACCGGCCGTCAGCGCCCCGCTCCTCGGACCTCGCGGGGTCGCGGGCGGCCTCTGCCTGGTCGGCACGCGCGGCGACGACGTATCCGTCGTCGCCCGCATGCTCGACCTCGCCGCCGAACTCGAGATAGACCGAACAGAACGATGA
- a CDS encoding pyridoxal-phosphate-dependent aminotransferase family protein: MSAPLVGQFDPAMTAYMNEVMAAYREVFRTRNEATVLVDGTSRAGIEAALVSLIQPGDRVLVPVFGRFGLLLTEIAGRCGAEVHTIQTEWGTVFDEQAIIDAVLRVRPTLLALVHGDTSTTMLQPMERVGAVCREEGVLVYADVTASLGGNAFEQDAWQIDVATAGLQKCLSGPPGSAPISLSSAAVAALDRRRSVEAGIASSGAAVSEQRIHSNYFDLAMILDYWGEQRLNHHTEAASMLYAARECAAVLLEEGVDAAVERHRLHGAAMLTGLKGLGLTVFGDEEHRMNNVVAVHIPAGVDGDAVRAAMLTDFGIEIGTSFGPLHGKVWRIGVMGYNARRDAVLTTLSALDSTLRRAGFAAPPDAGVAAALAVYEDVAP, translated from the coding sequence ATGTCCGCTCCCCTGGTAGGCCAGTTCGATCCGGCGATGACGGCGTACATGAACGAGGTCATGGCCGCCTATCGAGAGGTCTTCCGCACCAGGAACGAGGCCACCGTGCTCGTGGACGGCACGTCCCGAGCGGGGATCGAGGCCGCCCTGGTCTCGCTCATTCAGCCGGGCGACCGCGTCCTCGTTCCCGTGTTCGGACGGTTCGGGCTGCTCCTGACCGAGATCGCTGGGCGCTGCGGCGCCGAGGTGCACACCATCCAGACCGAGTGGGGCACGGTCTTCGACGAGCAGGCGATCATCGACGCCGTCCTCCGCGTGCGCCCGACCCTCCTCGCGCTCGTGCACGGCGACACGTCGACGACCATGCTGCAGCCGATGGAGCGCGTCGGCGCGGTCTGCCGGGAGGAGGGCGTCCTCGTCTACGCGGACGTGACAGCCTCCCTCGGGGGCAATGCGTTCGAGCAGGACGCATGGCAGATCGATGTCGCGACCGCTGGACTGCAGAAGTGCCTCTCCGGTCCGCCCGGGAGCGCTCCGATCTCGCTGTCGTCGGCGGCCGTCGCGGCGCTCGACCGCCGCCGCAGCGTGGAGGCGGGCATCGCCTCCTCGGGTGCTGCGGTCTCGGAGCAGCGCATCCACTCGAACTACTTCGATCTCGCGATGATCCTCGACTACTGGGGCGAGCAGCGTCTCAACCACCACACCGAGGCGGCGAGCATGCTCTATGCGGCCCGCGAGTGCGCCGCGGTGCTGCTGGAGGAGGGCGTGGACGCCGCCGTCGAGCGACACCGCCTGCACGGCGCCGCGATGCTCACCGGTCTGAAGGGGCTCGGGCTCACGGTCTTCGGGGACGAGGAGCACCGGATGAACAACGTCGTGGCCGTCCACATCCCGGCCGGTGTGGACGGCGACGCCGTGCGGGCCGCGATGCTCACCGACTTCGGCATCGAGATCGGCACCTCCTTCGGGCCGCTGCACGGGAAGGTGTGGCGCATCGGGGTGATGGGCTACAACGCGCGCCGCGACGCTGTGCTGACGACGCTCAGCGCACTCGACAGCACGCTGCGCCGCGCCGGTTTCGCGGCTCCCCCCGACGCCGGTGTCGCAGCCGCGCTCGCCGTCTACGAGGACGTGGCTCCGTGA
- a CDS encoding allantoate amidohydrolase, translating into MTTEATTGPLADATRDARELLARCDELAAISSSTTGIERVYLSPQHAEAHARAAEWMAEAGMAVRQDAAGNLVGRLEGGRPGLPALLLGSHLDTVPAAGRYDGILGVLSAIAVVRRLAPRAATLPFAVEVVAFGDEEGTRFGTTLLGSAAVAGAWRDEWWDLTDRDGVTLRAAFERFGLDPARIGEANRDGEVFAYLETHIEQGPRLEDLGLPLGVVTGIAAARRMSLTFHGEARHCATPYDRRHDALLGAAEAVVAIESAARSLGAMATVGRIEVAPGAVNVIPGTATLSLDLRAETDESRDAALDAILKRLAEICAELGLTLERHDTHRAPAVLCDARLQEAIAEAVGSLAPEGAAGPIPRLFSVAGHDAMAVAGIAPVGMTFVRCEGGISHHADEAVTLEDVVAAVDALERTVEVLACAQASSSPRSS; encoded by the coding sequence GTGACGACCGAGGCGACCACCGGTCCGCTGGCCGATGCGACCCGCGACGCCCGCGAACTCCTCGCGCGGTGCGACGAGCTGGCGGCGATCTCGTCGTCGACGACCGGCATCGAGCGGGTCTACCTGTCGCCACAGCACGCTGAGGCGCACGCGCGCGCCGCCGAGTGGATGGCCGAGGCCGGCATGGCCGTTCGTCAGGACGCCGCGGGCAACCTAGTCGGACGGCTGGAGGGTGGCCGCCCGGGGCTGCCCGCCCTCCTGCTGGGCTCGCACCTGGACACAGTGCCCGCCGCGGGCCGCTACGACGGCATCCTCGGGGTGCTCTCCGCGATCGCGGTCGTGCGGAGGCTCGCCCCGCGGGCCGCAACCCTCCCGTTCGCTGTCGAGGTCGTGGCGTTCGGCGATGAGGAGGGCACGCGCTTCGGCACGACCCTGCTCGGCAGCGCCGCCGTCGCGGGCGCCTGGCGCGACGAATGGTGGGACCTCACGGATCGCGACGGCGTCACGCTGCGCGCGGCTTTCGAGCGCTTCGGGCTCGACCCTGCCCGCATCGGGGAGGCGAACCGCGACGGTGAGGTGTTCGCGTACCTGGAGACCCACATCGAGCAGGGACCGCGACTGGAGGACCTCGGCCTCCCGCTCGGCGTGGTGACCGGTATCGCCGCCGCCCGGCGCATGTCGCTCACCTTCCACGGCGAGGCGCGACACTGCGCCACACCGTACGACCGCCGGCACGACGCTTTGCTCGGCGCCGCGGAGGCGGTGGTCGCCATCGAGAGCGCGGCCCGGTCCCTGGGGGCGATGGCCACAGTCGGGCGGATCGAGGTGGCGCCGGGGGCCGTCAACGTCATCCCCGGTACGGCGACGCTGTCGCTCGACCTCCGGGCAGAGACCGACGAGAGCCGGGACGCCGCCCTCGACGCCATCCTGAAGCGGCTCGCGGAGATCTGCGCGGAGCTCGGTCTGACCCTCGAACGGCACGACACCCACCGCGCCCCAGCGGTCCTCTGCGATGCGCGGCTCCAGGAGGCGATCGCTGAGGCCGTCGGCTCGCTGGCGCCGGAAGGCGCCGCTGGTCCGATCCCCCGGCTGTTCAGCGTCGCAGGTCACGATGCGATGGCCGTCGCCGGCATCGCGCCCGTCGGAATGACCTTCGTCCGCTGCGAGGGCGGCATCAGCCACCACGCCGACGAGGCGGTCACCCTCGAGGACGTCGTCGCCGCGGTCGACGCGCTGGAGCGGACAGTGGAGGTGCTGGCTTGCGCTCAGGCGTCGAGCTCGCCGAGGTCCTCGTAG
- a CDS encoding YoaK family protein, producing MTIPLAGPPATHRPSMLSRLAHLAPMLALTFTTGIVDAVGYLGLDRVFTGNMTGNVVILGMALAGADNLPIIGPALALAAFLVGAVVSGRILRTAGTGWTRRTTTMFAIVAALVAATAVLAAVSGRAAEPVALTITGGLAFAMGAQAAAARHLSVADVTTVVVTSTITGLAADSWLGLRTGQRWPRRVLAIALIAAGAFTGALLLRVHLSAGLFAAAALITAATVFGHAVTARDVRG from the coding sequence ATGACGATCCCGCTCGCCGGCCCGCCCGCGACACACCGCCCGTCCATGCTCTCCCGCCTGGCCCACCTCGCACCCATGCTCGCGCTCACGTTCACGACGGGAATCGTCGACGCGGTCGGCTACCTCGGCCTGGACCGGGTCTTCACCGGCAACATGACCGGCAACGTCGTCATCCTGGGGATGGCGCTCGCCGGAGCCGACAACCTCCCGATCATCGGACCGGCACTGGCGCTGGCGGCGTTCCTGGTCGGCGCGGTCGTCTCCGGTCGGATCCTGCGCACGGCCGGAACCGGCTGGACGCGGCGCACCACGACGATGTTCGCCATCGTCGCCGCGCTCGTCGCGGCAACGGCGGTGCTCGCCGCCGTCTCCGGACGGGCCGCCGAGCCGGTCGCGCTCACGATCACTGGCGGACTCGCCTTCGCCATGGGAGCCCAGGCGGCGGCCGCGCGGCACCTGTCGGTCGCCGACGTGACCACGGTGGTCGTCACCTCAACCATCACGGGGCTCGCAGCCGACTCCTGGCTCGGTCTCCGCACCGGACAGCGCTGGCCGCGCCGGGTCCTCGCCATCGCGCTGATCGCGGCCGGCGCCTTCACGGGCGCCCTCCTGCTGCGGGTCCACCTGTCGGCCGGCCTGTTCGCCGCCGCCGCTCTCATCACCGCGGCGACCGTCTTCGGCCACGCCGTCACCGCCCGCGACGTCAGGGGATGA
- a CDS encoding MurR/RpiR family transcriptional regulator: MTTPTTSSPGGPIDRRIERVYADLPPKSQRVADVVLDHLGDIGTYSVGELAHLSSTSQATVSRLFSSLGFEDFAAVKAHVRALRTAGVPISSTVGAGALSEHVTRDTGNLQRLLEIIDDGVLERAAEALAHAESVLTIGYRNSYPVALHLRTALLQCRPHVSVHPQPGQSIGEELAQLTASDAVMVVGFRRRLSTFGELMRVVAASPATVVLLADSSARRYATLADLWLECPLESAGAFDSYATAMSLVSALADAVLEASASAGNRRVSAISAVYEDLGELDA; this comes from the coding sequence ATGACCACGCCGACCACGAGCAGTCCCGGCGGCCCCATCGACCGGCGGATCGAGCGCGTCTACGCGGACCTGCCGCCTAAGTCGCAGCGCGTGGCCGACGTGGTGCTGGACCACCTCGGCGACATCGGCACGTACAGTGTCGGCGAGCTGGCCCACCTGAGCAGCACGTCGCAGGCCACGGTCAGCCGGCTTTTCTCCTCGCTCGGCTTCGAGGACTTCGCCGCGGTGAAGGCGCACGTCCGGGCCCTGCGCACCGCGGGCGTCCCGATCAGCAGCACGGTCGGGGCCGGAGCCCTTTCGGAGCACGTCACGCGTGATACAGGCAACCTCCAGCGTCTGCTCGAGATCATTGATGACGGCGTCCTGGAGCGGGCGGCCGAGGCCCTCGCGCACGCCGAGTCGGTGCTGACGATCGGCTACCGCAATAGCTATCCGGTCGCGCTGCACCTGCGGACCGCGTTGCTGCAGTGCCGCCCGCACGTGAGCGTGCACCCGCAGCCCGGCCAGTCGATCGGCGAGGAGCTCGCCCAGCTGACGGCGAGCGACGCCGTGATGGTCGTCGGCTTCCGTCGGCGCCTGTCGACCTTCGGCGAGCTGATGCGCGTGGTGGCCGCGTCGCCCGCGACGGTCGTGCTGCTCGCGGACTCCAGTGCGCGCAGGTACGCGACGCTGGCCGACCTCTGGTTGGAGTGCCCGCTCGAATCTGCCGGGGCGTTCGACAGCTACGCGACGGCGATGAGCCTGGTCAGCGCGCTCGCCGACGCCGTGCTCGAGGCGAGCGCCTCCGCCGGCAACCGCCGCGTCTCCGCGATCTCCGCGGTCTACGAGGACCTCGGCGAGCTCGACGCCTGA
- a CDS encoding acetamidase/formamidase family protein, with the protein MNAPDIEPAPAAVELSAEPGTILWGRLPCESDSPVLTVRPGDAVTIHTVSHEGLLPGQGSDPIAFFGSYGFEPDEVLPEAVRIVRESTRSSDDGPHVVVGPIAIRGAEVGDVLTMTLLSAHPRVPYGVVSNRHGKGALAGELPLGGAERSVLADLLGPDRATLRVEAGRAPVFPIDPFLGIMGVAVAGSVRPHSVPPGPHGGNLDIRLLTAGSRLHLPVLVPGALAYVGDPHFAQGDGEVALTAVEGSLTATVRFDLVPAAETARRFGALGGPLVETDDYWAPVGLDEDLDLAVRHCVRAAIDLLAAQYGLDEASAYAYLSAATDFDISQVVDGVKGAHARIRKADFA; encoded by the coding sequence ATGAACGCGCCGGACATCGAACCAGCCCCCGCAGCAGTCGAGCTTTCTGCCGAGCCGGGAACCATCCTCTGGGGGCGCCTCCCCTGCGAGAGCGACTCGCCGGTGCTGACCGTCCGGCCGGGAGACGCCGTCACCATCCACACCGTCAGCCACGAAGGGCTCCTCCCGGGACAGGGGTCGGATCCCATCGCCTTCTTCGGGTCGTACGGCTTCGAGCCGGATGAGGTGTTGCCGGAAGCCGTCCGCATCGTCCGGGAGTCCACCCGGTCGTCGGACGACGGTCCGCACGTGGTCGTCGGCCCGATCGCCATCCGCGGTGCGGAGGTGGGCGACGTGCTCACCATGACGCTGCTGTCTGCACACCCCCGCGTCCCGTACGGCGTCGTCTCGAACCGGCACGGCAAGGGTGCCCTCGCGGGCGAGCTGCCGCTGGGAGGCGCGGAGCGTAGCGTTCTAGCGGACCTGCTCGGGCCCGACCGCGCGACGCTGCGGGTAGAGGCCGGGCGCGCGCCCGTGTTCCCGATCGATCCGTTCCTGGGCATCATGGGGGTCGCGGTCGCGGGATCCGTCCGGCCGCACTCGGTCCCGCCGGGCCCGCACGGCGGCAACCTCGACATCCGCCTGCTCACCGCGGGCTCACGGCTCCACCTCCCCGTGCTGGTCCCCGGTGCGCTCGCGTACGTCGGAGACCCGCATTTCGCCCAGGGCGACGGCGAGGTGGCACTGACGGCGGTGGAGGGGTCGCTGACCGCCACCGTGCGATTCGACCTCGTGCCCGCCGCCGAGACCGCCCGTCGGTTCGGGGCGCTGGGCGGCCCGCTCGTAGAGACCGACGACTACTGGGCTCCTGTCGGCCTCGACGAGGACCTGGACCTCGCGGTGCGCCACTGCGTCCGCGCCGCCATCGACCTCCTCGCCGCGCAGTACGGCCTGGACGAGGCTTCTGCCTACGCCTACTTGAGCGCGGCGACCGACTTCGACATCTCGCAGGTCGTGGACGGCGTCAAGGGCGCGCACGCGCGCATCCGGAAGGCCGACTTTGCCTAG
- a CDS encoding FadR/GntR family transcriptional regulator: MTGPDLGQALGAPPRKSDILEDLQSQILDGALFPGQQLPSERELCLQYGVSRPVIREVLASLAEGGFIAVVPGRGSYVRPPAPDELSRPMARAAARAGTTARDLVAARVALESASVELAARADESAVAEIEEALRRHNAAVSLEAQARTDLEFHQTITAASGNPVLLLMFGAISEQIYQLMLRSHSDGRVREAGDPLHEDIVQAIKRRDPQEAVSLMRRHLQLALELYGDDLDRTLFDVLTSRGLPK, encoded by the coding sequence ATGACGGGACCGGATCTGGGGCAGGCGCTGGGTGCACCGCCCCGCAAGTCGGACATCCTCGAGGATCTGCAGTCGCAGATCCTCGACGGGGCGCTGTTCCCGGGGCAGCAACTCCCGTCGGAGCGTGAGCTGTGTCTGCAGTACGGTGTCAGCCGTCCGGTGATCAGAGAGGTCCTCGCCAGCCTGGCCGAAGGCGGATTCATCGCCGTCGTCCCCGGGCGCGGCTCGTATGTGCGCCCGCCGGCGCCCGACGAGCTCTCCCGGCCGATGGCCCGGGCGGCGGCCCGCGCGGGCACCACCGCACGTGATCTGGTGGCCGCTCGTGTCGCCCTCGAGAGCGCCAGCGTCGAACTGGCCGCGCGGGCCGACGAATCCGCCGTGGCTGAGATCGAGGAGGCCCTCCGTCGGCACAACGCCGCCGTGTCGCTGGAGGCGCAGGCGCGGACGGACCTGGAGTTCCACCAGACGATCACCGCGGCGTCGGGGAATCCCGTGCTGCTGCTCATGTTCGGGGCGATCAGCGAGCAGATCTACCAGCTGATGCTCCGCAGCCACAGCGACGGCCGCGTGCGGGAGGCGGGTGATCCGTTGCACGAGGACATCGTGCAGGCGATCAAGCGTCGCGATCCTCAGGAGGCCGTCTCGCTGATGAGGCGACACTTGCAGCTCGCGCTGGAGCTGTACGGCGATGACCTGGACCGCACCCTGTTCGACGTCCTCACCTCTCGCGGCCTCCCGAAATAA